In Pyxidicoccus trucidator, one genomic interval encodes:
- a CDS encoding cyclic peptide export ABC transporter — MTLLLILLRKSRRLALLTVVFGLLSGASSASLLALINQALARGDQGSPGDIALPFAAIAVAALLTRMASQLVLNRLQQGILLHLRLWLSQHLLSTPLRTLEQAGAHRMLTSLMQDIATLSAGVMVLPDIFINSAIVLGGLIYLFWLSWPVCLAVVAFLVLGQLTYSVPARVANRYQEQAREQSSTLFRHFLAMSTGAKELRLNRRRRRAFFNEDLGPVVHEVRRLYLRTDDLYSVAASWGMSIYTLTIGLLLVVGPLVTPLTLMELMGAVLVVLYFQQPLNAITTMFPSLRRGEVALVQIERLGVSLVPEQGVQTELPEQAEVPRTFEFLELAGVTHTYRNERDGEQFTLGPIHLPVRRGELLYLVGGNGSGKTTLAKLLCGLYAPEAGEVRVDGVPVTATGLDDYRQFFATVFFDFFLFERLLGMSSPAVLEQARGYLAHLHLDKKVTIGEDGKLSTTALSQGQRKRLALLVAYLEDRPVYLFDEWAADQDPQFKEVFYKQLLPDLKARGKAVVVITHDDRYFHLADRLVRIESGQLVSDGKPDGPRVTNILSA, encoded by the coding sequence ATGACGCTCCTCCTCATCCTGCTGCGCAAATCCAGACGGCTGGCCCTGCTCACGGTCGTCTTCGGCCTGCTGTCGGGCGCGAGCAGCGCGTCCCTGCTGGCACTCATCAACCAGGCGCTGGCAAGGGGCGACCAGGGCTCGCCGGGTGACATCGCCCTGCCCTTCGCGGCCATCGCGGTGGCGGCGCTGCTGACGCGCATGGCCTCGCAGTTGGTGCTCAACCGGCTCCAGCAGGGCATCCTGCTGCACCTGCGCCTGTGGCTCAGCCAGCACCTGCTGTCCACGCCGCTGCGGACGCTGGAGCAGGCCGGCGCCCACCGGATGCTGACCTCGCTGATGCAGGACATCGCCACCCTGAGCGCGGGGGTGATGGTGCTGCCGGACATCTTCATCAACTCCGCCATCGTCCTGGGCGGTCTCATCTACCTGTTCTGGCTGTCGTGGCCCGTGTGTCTGGCCGTCGTGGCGTTCCTGGTGCTCGGGCAGCTCACGTACTCCGTGCCGGCCCGCGTGGCCAACAGGTACCAGGAGCAGGCGCGCGAGCAGTCCAGCACCCTGTTCCGGCACTTCCTCGCGATGTCCACCGGCGCCAAGGAGCTGCGACTCAACCGCCGCCGCCGTCGCGCCTTCTTCAACGAAGACCTGGGCCCTGTCGTGCACGAGGTGCGCCGGCTGTACCTGCGCACCGACGACCTCTACTCCGTCGCGGCGAGCTGGGGCATGTCCATCTACACCCTCACCATCGGCCTGCTGCTGGTGGTGGGGCCCCTCGTCACCCCGCTGACGCTGATGGAGCTGATGGGCGCGGTGCTCGTGGTGCTCTATTTCCAGCAGCCCCTCAACGCCATCACCACCATGTTCCCCTCCCTGCGCCGGGGTGAGGTGGCGCTGGTGCAGATTGAGCGACTCGGCGTGAGCCTGGTGCCCGAGCAGGGCGTGCAGACGGAGCTCCCGGAGCAGGCAGAGGTCCCGCGCACCTTCGAGTTCCTCGAGCTGGCGGGCGTCACCCACACCTACCGCAACGAGCGGGACGGAGAGCAGTTCACCCTGGGCCCCATCCACCTGCCGGTGCGGCGCGGGGAGCTGCTCTACCTGGTGGGGGGCAACGGCAGCGGCAAGACGACGCTGGCCAAGCTCCTCTGCGGGCTCTACGCGCCCGAGGCCGGAGAGGTTCGCGTGGACGGCGTGCCCGTCACCGCCACGGGGCTGGACGACTACCGCCAGTTCTTCGCGACCGTCTTCTTCGACTTCTTCCTCTTCGAGCGGCTGCTGGGGATGTCCTCGCCCGCGGTGCTGGAGCAGGCCCGGGGCTACCTGGCACACCTGCACCTGGACAAGAAGGTGACGATTGGAGAGGACGGCAAGCTGTCGACGACGGCTCTCTCGCAGGGGCAGCGCAAGCGACTGGCGCTGCTGGTGGCGTACCTGGAAGACCGCCCCGTCTACCTCTTCGACGAGTGGGCCGCCGACCAGGACCCGCAGTTCAAAGAGGTCTTCTACAAGCAGCTCCTCCCGGACCTGAAGGCCCGAGGGAAGGCCGTGGTCGTCATCACCCATGACGACCGCTACTTCCACCTCGCGGACCGCCTCGTCCGCATCGAGTCCGGGCAGCTCGTCTCCGATGGGAAGCCGGACGGGCCGCGAGTCACGAACATCTTGAGCGCGTAG